The proteins below come from a single Zea mays cultivar B73 chromosome 8, Zm-B73-REFERENCE-NAM-5.0, whole genome shotgun sequence genomic window:
- the LOC103636390 gene encoding two-component response regulator ORR26 produces MALADATAFPYGLRVLVVDDDPTWLKILEKMLRKCSYEVTTCGLASVALQILRERRNKFDIVISDVNMPDMDGFKLLELIGLEMDLPVIMMSIDGETSRVMKGVHHGACDYLLKPVRMKELRNIWQHVYRKKMHEVKEIEGNDSCDDLPIFRNGLDGLDERGLFMRADTDTMRKRKEVDKDHADQDSSDGATAKKARVVWSVDLHQKFVNAVNQIGFDKVGPKKILDLMNVHGLTRENVASHLQKYRLYLSRLQKQNEERIMGAARQDFNQKGPSDNLNLRSSFQEQPGNLTNGFQHSSQKVQSQTNILDPHLDDTKTSVPLKVPDKNGTSASDAADHQNITGVSPLGGGGVFSFERMPVNQDTKLSEAMILECQSWSGGVPPKQFMQYPKHNHERCDLLGDYSCLPKPDLEHPIAPSHLYAPPPVISMSCSVEGDVRDFSDVKPDLLGCMKSLSPALTCTVESVSAQLSDSVVSSTNNDKKISSVEGLSSVKDCDFDQERNQAILLTSEEASILCSTDLTCLPDELSGYQLQGVSFGDIGLNSIDLFQCNDTMVLPGLQNNWYDDPDFSNETMEFPLLDGGLFA; encoded by the exons ACAAGTTTGACATTGTAATCAGTGATGTCAACATGCCTGACATGGATGGTTTCAAGCTTCTCGAACTCATTGGGCTTGAGATGGATCTACCTGTTATAA TGATGTCCATAGACGGAGAGACAAGTAGAGTGATGAAAGGTGTACATCATGGTGCGTGTGACTATCTCCTCAAGCCTGTTCGGATGAAGGAACTCCGAAACATTTGGCAACATGTGTATAGGAAGAAAATGCACGAGGTGAAAGAGATTGAAGGTAATGACAGCTGCGATGATCTCCCAATATTTAGAAATGGTTTAGATGGATTGGATGAGAGGGGCCTATTTATGAGAGCTGACACTGATACCATGAGGAAGAGAAAAGAAGTGGATAAGGACCATGCAGACCAGGACTCAAGTGATGGAGCTACTGCTAAGAAGGCTAGAGTTGTCTGGTCTGTTGACCTTCACCAAAAGTTTGTAAATGCTGTCAACCAAATTGGATTTGACA AAGTGGGGCCGAAGAAAATACTTGATCTTATGAATGTTCATGGCCTGACAAGAGAGAACGTGGCCAGCCATCTTCAG AAATATCGCCTCTACTTGAGTAGGTTGCAAAAGCAGAACGAAGAAAGGATAATGGGTGCGGCTaggcaagatttcaatcaaaagGGGCCATCAGATAATCTTAACCTCCGAAGTTCCTTCCAAGAGCAGCCAGGAAACCTTACCAATGGATTTCAGCATAGTTCTCAGAAGGTCCAATCTCAGACCAACATTCTCGATCCTCATCTGGACGACACGAAGACTTCAGTGCCCTTGAAAGTGCCAGATAAAAATGGAACTTCAGCAAGTGATGCTGCTGACCATCAGAACATCACCGGTGTTTCACCTTTAGGTGGGGGTGGGGTGTTCTCTTTTGAAAGAATGCCAGTGAATCAGGACACGAAGCTATCGGAAGCCATGATCTTGGAATGTCAGTCCTGGAGTGGTGGTGTGCCACCAAAGCAGTTCATGCAGTATCCAAAGCATAACCATGAGCGCTGCGACCTTCTAGGAGACTATTCTTGCCTGCCCAAACCGGACTTAGAGCACCCAATTGCGCCTAGCCATCTTTATGCCCCACCACCTGTAATATCGATGAGTTGCAGTGTGGAGGGAGATGTCAGAGACTTCTCAGATGTAAAACCAGATCTTCTTGGCTGTATGAAGTCCTTATCACCGGCACTGACATGTACAGTTGAGTCAGTTTCTGCTCAACTCAGTGACAGTGTTGTGAGCTCAACTAACAATGACAAGAAGATTTCCAGTGTGGAGGGGTTGTCCAGCGTTAAAGATTGTGACTTTGATCAGGAAAGGAACCAAGCCATTTTGCTTACTTCAGAAGAGGCAAGTATATTATGCAGCACTGATTTGACTTGTCTACCTGATGAACTGTCCGGCTATCAACTTCAAGGCGTCTCCTTCGGGGATATAGGACTGAATAGCATCGATTTATTCCAGTGCAATGATACAATGGTACTACCTGGACTGCAGAATAACTGGTATGATGATCCAGATTTTAGCAATGAAACTATGGAGTTCCCGTTGCTAGACGGAGGTCTGTTTGCATAA